The Seriola aureovittata isolate HTS-2021-v1 ecotype China chromosome 2, ASM2101889v1, whole genome shotgun sequence genome has a segment encoding these proteins:
- the LOC130185437 gene encoding uncharacterized protein LOC130185437: protein MKIGKYSHIALRFVALPYSNEKHNNTIHAKILKLLLYRIARRPDVGGRGRMFTPEQEPHIVNMVIANNAITLREIQQRIIDNDTIFQNIRSVSMSVLSRVLARNRIRMKQIYRVPFERNSERVKQLRYEYVQRVMELEADAMGHELLFVDEAGFNLSKTRRRGRNIIGHRAIINVPGQRGGNITMCAAISQNGVVHHHATIGPYNSAHMIAFLDTLHDILTVQRPEQTRYVIIWDNVSFHRAALVRNWFTDHPLFMALNLPPYSPFLNPIEEFFSAWRWKVHDRHPHQHAALLQAMEEACGDIEQASCQAWIRHARRYFPRCLGLEDIACDVDEILWPDPERRHDVG from the exons ATGAAAATCGGTAAGTACAGTCACATTGCACTAAGATTTGTAGCACTGCCCTACTCTAATGAGAAACACAACAATACCATACATGCAAAAATTCTGAAATTGTTACTTTACAGAATTGCTAGACGTCCAGATGTTGGGGGCAGAGGAAGAATGTTCACTCCAGAGCAAGAGCCCCATATAGTGAATATGGTGATTGCCAATAACGCAATAACACTACGCGAAATACAGCAGCGTATAATTGATAATGACACCATCTTCCAAAATATACGCAGTGTGAGCATGTCAGTACTAAGTCGTGTACTTGCCCGCAACAGAATAAGGATGAAACAAATTTACAGAGTTCCTTTCGAAAGAAATAGTGAACGTGTGAAGCAACTGCGATATGAGTATGTGCAG AGAGTAATGGAGCTGGAGGCAGATGCCATGGGACACGAGCTGCTCTTTGTCGATGAGGCAGGTTTTAACCTCAGTAAAACAAGGAGGCGTGGCAGGAACATTATTGGACACCGTGCAATAATCAATGTCCCAGGACAACGTGGTGGTAACATCACCATGTGTGCAGCTATCAGCCAAAATGGTGTTGTTCACCATCATGCAACCATTGGCCCATATAACTCTGCACACATGATTGCATTCCTGGACACCTTACACGACATTCTCACTGTTCAGAGACCAGAGCAGACCCGATATGTTATCATATGGGACAATGTTAGTTTCCATAGGGCTGCTTTGGTCCGCAACTGGTTTACCGATCACCCACTCTTCATGGCACTCAACCTCCCCCCATACTCTCCATTCTTAAATCCGATTGAAGAGTTCTTTTCTGCCTGGCGCTGGAAAGTCCACGACCGCCATCCCCATCAACACGCAGCCCTTTTACAGGCAATGGAGGAGGCATGTGGAGATATTGAGCAGGCATCATGTCAGGCCTGGATACGGCATGCAAGGAGGTATTTTCCCCGGTGCCTTGGACTGGAGGACATCGCATGCGATGTAGATGAGATTTTGTGGCCGGACCCAGAGAGACGGCATGATGTAGGctga